In Massilistercora timonensis, the following are encoded in one genomic region:
- a CDS encoding ornithine cyclodeaminase: MAYTATEEQKKLFAEDHENLKKIMDLGHEVLWLTKDECIKAGPDLDETLSIIEKVLMDHGRKEYEMPAKIGIHPWSDVFFHAMPAYVPNSKACGIKWIECFPRNPKEFQLPQTTGLQIMNDIETGVPYAVMDCAWLTSMRTPAVTALTAAKFHPGAEYFGMFGCGVQGVGHVKYIPRTLKNLKKIYIYDVSEEKQDQLIQEVKPYVDVPIEKSDPKTMASRCDVMASATIILLNSLSVVKKEWVSKGQTILPCDLNTFWDPAIQRDADKYFVDSVDEHKLFENMGYFPEGLPRIQGETGEVLADLIPGRTSSDELIVVSNIGISVCDMVMGRAIFDKAVEMGLGRKLPL; this comes from the coding sequence ATGGCTTACACTGCAACCGAAGAACAGAAGAAATTATTTGCCGAGGATCATGAAAATCTGAAGAAGATCATGGATCTGGGACATGAGGTCCTGTGGCTGACGAAAGACGAATGTATCAAAGCCGGGCCGGATCTGGACGAGACGCTGTCCATCATTGAGAAGGTACTGATGGACCACGGGCGCAAAGAGTATGAGATGCCGGCCAAGATCGGGATCCATCCCTGGAGCGATGTGTTCTTCCACGCCATGCCCGCCTACGTGCCTAACAGCAAGGCCTGCGGGATCAAGTGGATCGAGTGCTTCCCGCGAAATCCTAAGGAGTTCCAGCTTCCCCAGACTACGGGACTTCAGATCATGAACGACATTGAGACCGGCGTTCCATACGCAGTAATGGACTGTGCCTGGCTGACTTCCATGCGGACTCCCGCAGTGACGGCTCTGACGGCGGCGAAGTTCCATCCGGGCGCCGAATATTTTGGAATGTTCGGCTGCGGCGTACAGGGCGTGGGACATGTGAAATACATTCCCAGAACGCTGAAGAATCTGAAGAAGATCTATATCTATGATGTGTCGGAGGAAAAACAGGATCAGCTGATCCAGGAAGTGAAGCCATACGTGGACGTGCCCATTGAGAAGTCGGATCCAAAGACCATGGCCTCCAGGTGTGATGTGATGGCTTCTGCCACCATCATCCTGCTGAATTCGCTGAGCGTGGTGAAGAAAGAATGGGTATCCAAAGGCCAGACCATCCTTCCATGCGACTTAAATACCTTCTGGGATCCGGCCATCCAGAGAGATGCGGATAAGTATTTCGTGGACAGTGTGGATGAGCATAAGCTGTTTGAGAACATGGGATACTTCCCGGAGGGACTGCCCAGGATCCAGGGAGAGACGGGAGAAGTGCTGGCAGATCTGATCCCTGGCCGGACCTCCTCTGACGAACTGATCGTGGT